A region of Procambarus clarkii isolate CNS0578487 chromosome 48, FALCON_Pclarkii_2.0, whole genome shotgun sequence DNA encodes the following proteins:
- the LOC123764850 gene encoding uncharacterized protein has protein sequence MSYEAGDVIYKLDVVNFVCRHVHVVVLYYIIGGDENVAVKLEYGIKNRAINSVPVNSVPVNSVPVNSVPVNSVPVNSVPVNSVPVNSVPVNSVPVNSVPVNSVIVNSVPVNSVIVNSVAVNSVPVNSVPVNSVAVNSVAVNSVPVNSVPVNSVPVNSVPVNSVPVNSVPVNSVPVNSVAVNSVAVNSVPVNSVPVNSVLVNSVAVNSVPVNSVAVNSVPVNSVAVNSVIVNSVAVNSVPVNSVIVNSVAVNSVPVNSVAVNSVAVNSVAVNSVPVNSVPVNSVIVNSVAVNSVPVNSVAVNSVAVNSVAVNSVPVNSVIVNSVPVNSVLVNTVAVNSVPVNSVPVNSVPVNSVIVNSVAVNSVPVNSVAVNSVPVNSVIVNSIAVNSIPVNSVPVNSDPVNSVPVNSVPVNSDPVNSVPVNSVPVNSVIVNSVAVNSIPVNSVPVNSDPVNSDPVNSVPINSVAVNSVAVNSVAVNSVPVNSVPVNSDPVNSVPVNSDPVNSVPANRVKINSVPVNSVPVNSVPVNSDPVNSVPANRVKINSVPVNSVPVNCVAVNSVPVNSVAVNSVPVNSVPVNSVPVNSVPVNSVAVNHRYSQFENS, from the exons ATGAGTTATGAGGCTGGAGATGTAATATATAAGCTAGATGTGGTTAACTTTGTCTGCAGACATGTACATGTGGTAGTTCTCTACTATATTATAGGTGGAGATGAAAATGTTGCTGTGAAATTAGAGTATGGAATAAAGAATAGAGCCA TCAACAGTGTTCCAGTCAACAGTGTTCCAGTCAACAGTGTTCCAGTCAACAGTGTTCCAGTCAACAGTGTTCCGGTCAACAGTGTTCCAGTCAACAGTGTTCCAGTCAACAGTGTTCCAGTCAACAGTGTTCCAGTCAACAGTGTTCCAGTCAACAGTGTTATAGTCAACAGTGTTCCAGTCAACAGTGTTATAGTCAACAGTGTTGCAGTCAACAGTGTTCCAGTCAACAGTGTTCCAGTCAACAGTGTTGCAGTCAACAGTGTTGCAGTCAACAGTGTTCCAGTCAACAGTGTTCCGGTCAACAGTGTTCCAGTCAACAGTGTTCCAGTCAACAGTGTTCCAGTCAACAGTGTTCCAGTCAACAGTGTTCCTGTCAACAGTGTTGCAGTCAACAGTGTTGCAGTCAACAGTGTTCCAGTCAACAGTGTTCCAGTCAACAGTGTTCTAGTCAACAGTGTTGCAGTCAACAGTGTTCCAGTCAACAGTGTTGCAGTCAACAGTGTTCCAGTCAACAGTGTTGCAGTCAACAGTGTTATAGTCAACAGTGTTGCAGTCAACAGTGTTCCAGTCAACAGTGTTATAGTCAACAGTGTTGCAGTCAACAGTGTTCCAGTCAACAGTGTTGCAGTCAACAGTGTTGCAGTCAACAGTGTTGCAGTCAACAGTGTTCCAGTCAACAGTGTTCCAGTCAACAGTGTTATAGTCAACAGTGTTGCAGTCAACAGTGTTCCAGTCAACAGTGTTGCAGTCAACAGTGTTGCAGTCAACAGTGTTGCAGTCAACAGTGTTCCAGTCAACAGTGTTATAGTCAACAGTGTTCCAGTCAACAGTGTTCTAGTCAACACTGTTGCAGTCAACAGTGTTCCAGTCAACAGTGTTCCAGTCAACAGTGTTCCAGTCAACAGTGTTATAGTCAACAGTGTTGCAGTCAACAGTGTTCCAGTCAACAGTGTTGCAGTCAACAGTGTTCCAGTCAACAGTGTTATAGTCAACAGTATTGCAGTCAACAGTATTCCAGTCAACAGTGTTCCAGTCAACAGTGATCCAGTCAACAGTGTTCCAGTCAACAGTGTTCCTGTCAACAGTGATCCAGTCAACAGTGTTCCAGTCAACAGTGTTCCGGTCAACAGTGTTATAGTCAACAGTGTTGCAGTCAACAGTATTCCAGTCAACAGTGTTCCAGTCAACAGTGATCCAGTCAACAGTGATCCAGTCAACAGTGTTCCAATCAACAGTGTTGCAGTCAATAGTGTTGCAGTCAACAGTGTTGCAGTCAACAGTGTTCCAGTCAACAGTGTTCCAGTCAACAGTGATCCAGTCAACAGTGTTCCAGTCAACAGTGATCCAGTCAACAGTGTTCCAGCCAACAGAGTTAAAATCAACAGTGTTCCAGTCAACAGTGTTCCAGTCAACAGTGTTCCAGTCAACAGTGATCCAGTCAACAGTGTTCCAGCCAACAGAGTTAAAATCAACAGTGTTCCAGTCAACAGTGTTCCAGTAAATTGTGTTGCAGTCAACAGTGTTCCAGTCAACAGTGTTGCAGTCAACAGTGTTCCAGTCAACAGTGTTCCTGTCAACAGTGTTCctgtcaacagtgttccagtCAACAGTGTTGCTGTCAATCAccgctattcacagtttgaaaactCTTGA